The Plasmodium chabaudi chabaudi strain AS genome assembly, chromosome: 14 genome contains the following window.
gCATACAAATTCCACAAATATTTcaacaaatttttatttttctcaaCTATATATGACTTTCGAatgatgaatatatttcttgTATACTAGGCATGTAGCATAGTTCAAGAATTCTTTAATTGTCggctatatatttatttgctatataaaaatatacttatgttttaattttattcctttcttgtttttttctttgtttatttgatttacTACTATGTTTATAtcacttttattttccacATATATCAAATGTCTTTTGTATTGTCCTGCAGTTTAAgcagtatttttttatttttattatttttattacattttttttaatggaTAATTTTGTAccatataattatgatcATCTTATAAATAGCTGTTTGCTAATTACATGTAAGTTTATccccatatttttatgattattttgtttgcaTGCATGTTGTTAATTTTCCGAATATTGTCTATCCACATGGATATACATATGATTGTATGTACGTTCCTCATGTAGTATATGCgtacaaattttaataagcttatactttatatttgttctttttttttttcttattttttgtaaatattattatacgaTATGCATACTTTATCGCATTTCTCGATTTTATTCTATGCCATTTTGCAATTTTGATagagaaaataaaagatattataaaacttGATTATCAtactttataaaatttgtttttaataaatttcttTCGATATGCATACACATATTTAATCGATAAAAAACTTAAAGGAACATcaataatgaataataataaagacaaaaaaaaacatgcatatacatatgcacGCACAACATAatgcattaaaaataacatttcATGATGCTAAATTAAAACTTTTcgttctttttttattcttaaattttataattataaatatggtattctaaataaatatacatatgaataaaaacatatatatataatagaacAAATTACTAAAACAATACTCATTGGAAGAATGAGAAGACATACATACACACATAtgtatgtacatatatatgtagaaAATCCTGTCtggtatttttaaaatttcacTTTGAAGCCCATCCATATAATATGGTACCAATCATAGAAATTCCAATTCCAATAGACGACCTTAGATCAATATTTTCGCCGAAAAATAGCTAAAAAAAggtaaatgaaaaaattgtgataaaaaaatatcaataataatttatggtgataaataaaatttcacAAAACTTGTCATATTAATATTcatatgtatttaaaaataccgatccaataattaaaattatagcTTCTCTTCCTATACAAATTATACTAAGCGTTACTGAGGATGTGTGAGCTAAGAAAAAGGAACGAAAACATACACAAGTTAATgagtaaaatatatattattttatttacaaaatatttatataattactgCACGATATTTTGAcacttttaaattattttttatgcttaCAAATCAATGTGAATTCTgctaaaattaaaaatatgctcATCACTGCACCGAGAGATACAAAACCAAGTGATGCTAATATTTGACCGATTGCCAAATTGTTGTTGTTGTaatctgaaaaaaaaaaattaatagagATAAATACAAGCATTTATGAATACATACAGCTACAATAGTGGAAATCCGCTATtcttgtaaatattttttttgtctaaTGATCTTCTTACCATTAATAATGCACGGCATATCGATTAACAACGTCGGAATagctgaaaaaaataaaatatcacattttaattattacaaaCATTTAGgcgatataaaaaatataatttattagatcatatataattcattcTTACCTATAATTAGCATAgatatttgatatatatgcaataaaattatgtgaGCTTTCATCGATGTCGATTTTAATAGCATGTCGGTAAAAACCCATttaaatgatgaagaaatgacatatataataagtaGGAATATTctgaaagaaaaaaataataataccaTACATGTATATGTTTGTGTATATGGAAATTGTTAaactttaatttttgtaatttgcttcattcattttttaaattaccCAAATAAGCtatctatttttaatgtcGTAATGCTCATTATGACTCCCATTAAAATTGTGAGCTACAAgtaggaaaaaaataaagttagattttgtaaataaacTTCTGTCCATAATCtgtgtatgtatatatgcataacaatatattttattgctCTACTAACAATTGATATGAGCAGAGAACACTTAAATTCCTTTAAGCCTGCGAAAAATTGGTGAACGCAAAAAGCcgataaaaatgtaaaacgTTTGAATAGCAATATGtgcatacatatacatgtttaacattattattgtctATTTGTTTGTTGATTTTGTtcttatcatatttttacatgcAAATAgcttaattttataaaaaaaatatactcaccaaattttatagaaaggaaatatatcaaaaccAAGGAACTAGATTTAATAACTGAAATAACTGGAATTTCCAGATATGAATAAGAACTATTTCCTGCTATGGAGCTTAAACCAAGAAGGGCGGatactgaaaaaaaaataaaaaaaaataggcAATAATTTaacattataataaataatattgataatttatgaaaaacaaAGCTATTcacttttaaatatatacgaaattttgaaagaaaaattgtgcttacttaaaattatatatcttATGTACTGCCTCCTCGTTAGGCTTGTTgaacttttaatttttgcgaaaaaaacgaactataaatataaaaaaattagttgaaaatatttgcattcatatatatatgttatcaataatattgtgtcgtttcatataaaaaatgtatctCAATATCAAAGACGATATATCAGTTGAATTTTGTATTTCAATAAGGCACATATACATGCATGGcttttaatgataataagTTATGCCCTGATATATGTCACATATAAATTGTAATCGCTTTTCTGGCATACCGTTTTAAGTATCAAATACATCACAAGAAACtcgaaaaatgaaacaatTTGCGTATAGTTAAacttttttacaaaaattatatatttggtTATCGTTGTACTAAATGAACcgaatgaaaatatacagGAGATAAggaaaacaaattttattacatctataaatgaattgttttttttagaataattttcttttttttgtgatgGTGCaaaatcattatttattttatcattttttatttctttaagTTCATAAGCATCgtaatcattattttcattttttactgATTCTTCATAATTAGTATCTTGATCTAAATTATGTTCAggtaatattttatatttctttttatatttttgtacatgactttttatataattactggctttcttttttacaGTTTTCTTCTTATTTTCTGGTAAATAGTGTGACTTGATTGAGTTTAAATCTATAATACTGTTTATGCTTGTatcattgttattattatatgattcgacgtcaaataaataatattcgatttttttatcattttttttgttattttcattGTTATTTCTAgtgattatattttcttcaatgtcatttatatttatgtcaTTAATGCTTATACAATTTACAGTTGATTGATCATCTTCTTGtgttatttcattttgatcggagtttttttttttagcatatttcaaaatacTATTCATCTTAATTCAAAGtataatcaaaaaaaattaacagaTCTCTCTGCGggcatgcatatatttatacacacatatatatatgcaaataataTCACAGGGATGTGTAGATAGATCTATACGCATGTCTACATACACATATTCTATTTCTTATCACCAATAGTATTATATTCAATAATGTtccatttaaataattatacacatatacAGCCAAATATACTgctattaatttatttgtaattaattatgaaaaatgcattattataagtatataaatgcaaatataatggtaagaaaataatatccaatcttattacataaataataatcctATATCAAAATGGATAACCCCCCATGCAATAAGTACAtgcattaatatatatatgcatccTTTCCGATATTACATTATACCGATAGGGTAAAAcaaagtatataatatgtatgtatataattatatatattatatatatattattatatatatttatatatattatatatacatacaatattatttatatataaaataaaagaatatataaattaaataaaataaatatacaaaaagagaaaatgatttaatcaatttgtaaaagaaaaataagatTAAAAAgtcaataaatataaatgaacaaatcggaaaaaatatcaaaaaatatataaaaataaaataaggaaaaaatgaaattactttttctaatttatttaaaatgtgcatattatattgattTTCTCTTAGGTATGTTGAGAAAAGtatattaatacaaaatccaatttaattaattatatattatatatatatgtattatatatactatgcCATGAAGGCCCCTCCGTAAATATTTCTTaccttttattatttacctctgttatttatttcgttttattggtgtattatttaaaatattattcttataatataaatttattttacatttaatgtatttaaaaatgtaatttccataatttttccattttctaCTTGTTCTTTCTTTGggtttgttttattttcttttaaataaaaaattcatagaTTAAAATATCTATAATACGTGATGATGCCAAAAACCTAAGCATGTtaggaaaaaattaaaaatttagaatTTACCAAAAAgcaagaaaaataaaatatacatataaaaggtattatataatatccaGTATATGTATGATATCCCATTTTCCATTTAATTatccataaaaaataataaattaaatactaagaaaatattttaagtaTAATTAGCATAAACCCTTTACTAAtagaaattatattttatattttccctTATCCCTATAAAGCCGATATTGTAATAGTAGCTACATAGGGTATAGATTctctaatattttttgagtattaagattatttttattcaattttttattttaatttgtatatacaaaatatatattaaattcgATGGAATTTATCGTTCGGTTTATAAGTTTTCACATTTATAGCAACattgaaatatatgcaaCTATCATATACATGTACTTCATAATAGCTAGTAATCAATAAGCTGTTCATTACAAGTATCAACAaagtatatacatacaaaaaaaaatatgcaaaacaTGCGTCGAACTAAATGCTCTATGggcatatatatgattactaaataaataaacgaatatatatatataatatattagtatAATCATTATAAATTACAAATAGATCTTGCATGATTGAGTTGTGTTTCAGTACACtgctttttataatatgtatgtgCATGTATAAGTCAAATGCATGTAAAAGGGTAAATCTGGTTATATGGTATAAAAGTCttatcaaatttatataaatgaatatatacatatgagCATACGctaataaatacaaatttttgTACATTCAtagtaacaaaaaaaattttaattaaattcattttcaGTCTTCGTATGAATCTAAAAATTAAGgagggaaaaaaatatatgtatgtatatatataatataaacatattcaTGTAGATATTTCtcataatgaaataaatgaataaatatcaGTTTTTTCTCATTACCTAATCTAtgccaattttttttattttcttggCCAAAATCTAATTTTGTTACAAAATCCAATGTACTTTCATTTGAtaactgaaaaaaaaatcggaaaataatgcaaatgtgtataaatgtattattagATGGAATGGTATACATTcgtaatataaaatattgggTGTAAGCAGTATAAGGAAATATATCAAGCATATACAACTTTATCttttgtttaaataaacttacattatttttcagAAGCTTTATAGAATTAGATACAATAGTTAAATATTGAATGAGCCTCTTTTGGTTCTCAAGTTTcctgaaaatattatctcGGTTGTCTATAATGTTGTAGTGGCTTAAAAGTTCTTTATCATCTATTGGAACTTGGATtcctaaaaataaaataaattataaaaaaattaataaattgtaTAGAGATACCACAGTATGACCATTTTAAACATTAATATTCCGATAAAATGACGAAAAAAACTTGATATGCATTTtaagtatttttaaatttatagcCTACCGTTGACTTCTCGATTTAGCAATTTGCTTTGGATATATTTCTCTAGATTGCTTTCACAATCAATTGAGTAATCAAGAACATTGGCGAGGTGCTTATTTTTGGGGACTATGTTGTTCAAAAAATGTGCATAAATTTTGGTGGCAAACGGAACAGATATTAACATTTTGATTGCCCAGAATTGTAGTTTGACTTCTTCTTGTATTAATTCTTTAGATCtcgattttttattaattttaacatCTGTCAATGATAATAGGTGATTTCTGTATgctaaattttgtttaacatttttgttGATTATTGACATTGTTGGCTTAACACCTGTAGGTGTAAGAAAATTAtcttcaaataatttacatCCCTCAAATATTTCTTCAATAATTTCAAAATGTACTGCATATGTTTGTTCAAAAACAATTTCTTTCATTTCATTTGCACAACTGACTGCTCTTTctttacaaaaattatgtaatgCTTGATTTAACTCTTCAAGAAATTTGGGGTTTGTACTTAAtaggtatatattttcatccaaataattatttttaatttttctattaattTCTCCGAGTCCAGCTTTAAATACTCTATTTAATGCTACAGCTGCTGAACAGCTAGctaattttgttaaatataaaatgttacCACTTATGTTGGCTTGTAATAAATCGACTACTAATGGTTTCCAATCACTTTGATCAACAATATTGTGTATACTTCTCATCATTTGTAATAGTACTTCAtctgaaaatattttttctggTTCTATTTTagcaatattatatttaagccatttacatatatatgtaatagcCAATTGattcaatattttcaaatcaGTATGTGGGCCAGCAATTCTTTTAAGAGCATCATCttcatcatatatttcttcCATTGGGTCAGCATCTTCATCCATATTATCAGTGTAATCTGCATATAaatcattaatttttattgatacaacttcattattttttgacaAATTTCTAATTAACACATCTTTaattttactattattattaaatactTTGATAATTTCTGCTTTATCAAAACCAACCCATCCATCATCTCTTGTCATTTTATACCATACTTGTAaaccatttaaaaaaaataaatcgcTATTTAATGATTCTACAGGTTTTATAACTATTAATCTTTCCTTTTCAACAGATTTTACTTGTATTTGTTCTTCAACATTATTACTacggaaaaaaaaatttactaaaatatttttacttcgAGCATCGTTTGGAATATTTTGGACAACTCCAAACATACTGCTTTCTTCTTTTGCTAAAAGAAAACGTACAGCTTGCCCTACTTTCAACATTTTGTCATTTGTTCGTTTTTTATCTCTATCATTAAAGCTATCATAAATATCAGATCGTTTATTTAACGAGTTAATATtcgaattattattactgctactactattattattttttccgattccactattatttataatgttATTGTTTGTAGTTCCCATACTATTATTTCCTCCTGAGCTACTAAAATGGGTATTACTATTTGTGCTGCTATTTAAgttgttaatattatttatatttgaacTATTACTcgatatattattactagtatttgcattatttccaatattgtttccattatttattcctCCTATCATACTATTAGTGTTTGCGGTATTCGtagttatattattaccaatttttatatcatcaatacttgaatttaaattatttaacaaaTCATTACAGTTGTTAAAATCAGAAATAActgatttattatattcattttcgtttgattgttttattaaatattcatttaaataagttaaaaaattttcatcatataaCCCttgtttttcatataattcaaTAGCTAAATCATTTCcatcttttaaattttccatTAGTGTTCcaccatatttttttaaaaaatcatcCCCATTTTTTggtaaatttaatattggATAATTTCctgttaataaatttgatataatattaacaagttcacgtatatataatttgacTTGTTCTCTAATACTTAGAATATTACCTTtgttatataattcttctaattttttaatatatatttccattttcgctttttttttttctatttttaccTCAACCTTTCTTAATTGctgtattaatatattcataaatttaCTGTTTACTTCttgtttaaatttttcaacATCAAAACAATCAAtcaattctttttttattgaatcACTACaatcattttcaaatttgTTTAACAGTAAATCTAACACATTTTTTCTaccatttaatattttagaaTACATAGATATTctatttgttaaaaaatcatttttctctttttgtTCAATAGGTATCGAAAAAAGCtccaataaatataaagataacatgttatcattattatctgTAATACCTCTCTTTTTTACTCGATCATGTAATTCTGTTAAAGTTTTGATAGTACTAAGTTCattgtttaaaaattcTAAAGCCCTTGTTCCAACAACAATGCACTGTTTGTTTTGTAATCCAAGACCTgtacaaaaaaagaatataaaatgtgtataCGTATGTATGGGCATGGTATACCTTATGAGCAAACTAAAATAATGAAcggaataaaaaatattgtataatGCAATGGTTATTACCTAATGGTTTTGGCTTCATAAAGAACTCTTTTAAATGATAAGGCCAATTGGCAGGATCATCAGATGCTTTTTttactaatatatatatgtcatTTGGAAAATTTTGAACATAATTACGAACAATTTTTCGTGTTAATTCTGAACCAGCTTTTGAATCATCTTTAATACCAGGTAAATCAACAAAGGTAGCATATATACCACCGGGTATAGATATTTCTACTTCTAACTCTTTAGCTATAATAGATTCACTTAAATTAAGCATAATagctttcattttttcatgtAAGTCATCTATgcttactttttttttatttaaatagcattctattttatttgtttcactaggttttaatattataactaTAGGTTGTTTAGTTCCTGTATCAGAACTTGTATATCCCATTGGACCTCCCATAATAAAATCTAAAAGTGTTGTTTTCCCCATTGATTGCTGACCAAAAACAACTAACCTTGGTAACTCGTTATggatattacatattttaaatatttgtaaagcatataaatataatgcatTTGCATTTGTTGtttctttcattttatcataaaaaacTTCCACTAGCTCTAGCATTTCTCGACTGATTGAATTCAAGTCGAAAATTTTATCTCCCACATTTCCATGCTCCATCGTTgcaaatattcataaaaattaacaaataataaattggcCAATAGGCCAAACAAAAAGATTCAAAAAATGTGCCTAAATGAGGAACTgggtaaataaaataaggcacaaagaaaataaaaatacaatttggCAAACggattatatatttaaaaaataaaatagtacaatatgtatatatatataatatgataaaCGACGGAATATGTTTCTATcagttaataaatatatgtatatttgtACTATTGTACATAATTAAACCATTCTGATAGTTGTGTAATTTTGTTCGATTATAAGTTAAAAATCATCTCACTATGTcactaatataaataataaattaattttggtatttattttacattataactttttaaagCCATAAAAATGCGCTTGTTTttgattaaaaatatttattcttCAAAATGATGTGAtagtaattatattttatcaaatctGATATCAAACTGTTGGCTATTCTACTAATTTACTCTCtctatatacatatgttcTTCTcctatatattcataaatatatattttgtattaaagcgtataatatatatacatatgcatatttttatttcttataaAAACGACTGTATATCATTCAATCGTAatcatgaaaaaaaatataaataaaataacttCAATAAATCAAcgaatgtatatatatgttcaGTTATGCGTAGATACTAAACATATATAGAGAAAATCACGGAAGTATGATGGtaagtattatattttaatatattataaaaaactgttttataaatatagatattTATGCAATTGCTACCTTAAGCaaattgtatatacaaaatatgaatttcataagatataaaaaaaaatatatataacatgcattacaataaaaaaagtgtactaaattttattgaaagtcttaattaaaaattatttgtactatatatcattatcatAGTATATAGTTTGATTGTTttattctatattattatatattttttttttttattttattatatatatatttttttttttactaaaaaattgtaaattgAAAACCCGTTTCATTATAGGGGTATGCATCTAATATTGCGCAaacatatgaaaaaaatatagcaatttatatatagtaatatGCGTATTAAtttgcataatatatatacatattgtTATAGCAAAATGCTTATAAATGTTGTACATATGGTAtgatcatattttataggatttcaaaaaattaataaatgttgttctttttttttatacaaaacaaaataacatattttggatttaaagaaattttattattttaattttttttattataagtttttttaattttttgtagatatataaataagaaaatataataaaatggtaaaaaaaaaaatcaattaGACTAaacttatttaaaaaaatagaaaaataagttaaatatatcaaacaattttattagtaTAAGATTTATAAAAGTAAGCCATGGGAATTCCaaagttattttttttctttaccGTTTTTATATTGGGTGAATTTATAACTTTTCAATTGGTTTCATACCTAACAATTGCAAACAAATCTGTatcaaaaaagaaatgaaaagaTAGCCATGTTAAATAATAGCATTAAAGGCGTACATAAATGTATACGGCATTGTGCCCAAGCAAATGTACGTCTTTCTATATATCTCTGCTCGGGCAAAAATACCATAAgcatgtatattattttatctcTTACATGTAACAATGATTTTGTTATGGCACATAAAATTAGTCTCGATTTCGTATTTTCGTTATTCAACACTTTGCAATTTTCATAGAAGAGGGTAAATGTTGCTGTTAAATCATAGGTATATTCTGCTAGcctgtaaaaaaataagaataacataattaaaaacacattatatattatgtatgttgtatattttttttattttatcaaatcgGGGTAGCATATTTCCTTATTTTAATGATGTCATTACTTGTGTGttagcatattttttaagataaaataaaaaacatcgGGGAATTTCAAAATGT
Protein-coding sequences here:
- a CDS encoding phosphate translocator, putative; the protein is MNSILKYAKKKNSDQNEITQEDDQSTVNCISINDININDIEENIITRNNNENNKKNDKKIEYYLFDVESYNNNNDTSINSIIDLNSIKSHYLPENKKKTVKKKASNYIKSHVQKYKKKYKILPEHNLDQDTNYEESVKNENNDYDAYELKEIKNDKINNDFAPSQKKENYSKKNNSFIDVIKFVFLISCIFSFGSFSTTITKYIIFVKKFNYTQIVSFFEFLVMYLILKTFVFFAKIKSSTSLTRRQYIRYIILISALLGLSSIAGNSSYSYLEIPVISVIKSSSLVLIYFLSIKFGLKEFKCSLLISILTILMGVIMSITTLKIDSLFGIFLLIIYVISSSFKWVFTDMLLKSTSMKAHIILLHIYQISMLIIAIPTLLIDMPCIINDYNNNNLAIGQILASLGFVSLGAVMSIFLILAEFTLISHTSSVTLSIICIGREAIILIIGSLFFGENIDLRSSIGIGISMIGTILYGWASK
- a CDS encoding dynamin-like protein, putative encodes the protein MEHGNVGDKIFDLNSISREMLELVEVFYDKMKETTNANALYLYALQIFKICNIHNELPRLVVFGQQSMGKTTLLDFIMGGPMGYTSSDTGTKQPIVIILKPSETNKIECYLNKKKVSIDDLHEKMKAIMLNLSESIIAKELEVEISIPGGIYATFVDLPGIKDDSKAGSELTRKIVRNYVQNFPNDIYILVKKASDDPANWPYHLKEFFMKPKPLGLGLQNKQCIVVGTRALEFLNNELSTIKTLTELHDRVKKRGITDNNDNMLSLYLLELFSIPIEQKEKNDFLTNRISMYSKILNGRKNVLDLLLNKFENDCSDSIKKELIDCFDVEKFKQEVNSKFMNILIQQLRKVEVKIEKKKAKMEIYIKKLEELYNKGNILSIREQVKLYIRELVNIISNLLTGNYPILNLPKNGDDFLKKYGGTLMENLKDGNDLAIELYEKQGLYDENFLTYLNEYLIKQSNENEYNKSVISDFNNCNDLLNNLNSSIDDIKIGNNITTNTANTNSMIGGINNGNNIGNNANTSNNISSNSSNINNINNLNSSTNSNTHFSSSGGNNSMGTTNNNIINNSGIGKNNNSSSSNNNSNINSLNKRSDIYDSFNDRDKKRTNDKMLKVGQAVRFLLAKEESSMFGVVQNIPNDARSKNILVNFFFRSNNVEEQIQVKSVEKERLIVIKPVESLNSDLFFLNGLQVWYKMTRDDGWVGFDKAEIIKVFNNNSKIKDVLIRNLSKNNEVVSIKINDLYADYTDNMDEDADPMEEIYDEDDALKRIAGPHTDLKILNQLAITYICKWLKYNIAKIEPEKIFSDEVLLQMMRSIHNIVDQSDWKPLVVDLLQANISGNILYLTKLASCSAAVALNRVFKAGLGEINRKIKNNYLDENIYLLSTNPKFLEELNQALHNFCKERAVSCANEMKEIVFEQTYAVHFEIIEEIFEGCKLFEDNFLTPTGVKPTMSIINKNVKQNLAYRNHLLSLTDVKINKKSRSKELIQEEVKLQFWAIKMLISVPFATKIYAHFLNNIVPKNKHLANVLDYSIDCESNLEKYIQSKLLNREVNGIQVPIDDKELLSHYNIIDNRDNIFRKLENQKRLIQYLTIVSNSIKLLKNNLSNESTLDFVTKLDFGQENKKNWHRLDSYED